One region of Mucilaginibacter sp. 14171R-50 genomic DNA includes:
- a CDS encoding SET domain-containing protein-lysine N-methyltransferase, whose protein sequence is MLLVETYIAPVEGKGMALFAKVPISKGTVYWRRDESFDRLFTPETLGRLPLNVISYIQIHGFQEVTGNWYLCGDNARFTNHSLDPNFINHYDEAGLVDYCFTDRDIAAGEEIVCDYYDTCQSCASGLPFEEVLN, encoded by the coding sequence ATGCTTTTAGTAGAAACTTATATAGCACCAGTTGAAGGAAAAGGCATGGCCCTGTTTGCTAAAGTACCCATATCTAAAGGTACTGTATACTGGAGGCGCGACGAAAGTTTTGACCGCCTTTTTACCCCGGAAACCCTTGGCCGATTACCGCTGAACGTTATCTCTTATATTCAAATTCATGGTTTTCAAGAAGTGACCGGTAACTGGTATTTGTGTGGCGATAATGCGCGTTTTACCAATCATTCGCTTGATCCGAATTTCATTAATCATTATGATGAAGCTGGGCTGGTCGATTATTGTTTCACAGACCGCGACATTGCAGCCGGGGAAGAAATTGTCTGCGATTACTATGATACGTGCCAAAGCTGTGCTAGCGGCCTCCCTTTTGAGGAAGTGTTGAATTAA
- a CDS encoding tetratricopeptide repeat-containing sensor histidine kinase, which yields MKKTNLILIAILLILAACQREPKKKVNVDWTTFRIAYDWFGKQQDSAFYYFNQVTAQSRDSLQVAMAYSNMAKIQYRAGDFYGAQESLVSSLKFLNEHHKTDHATLASNYNDLGLIRADLDDQNGAIDFYRQNLRFAQDTSLKDLTWNNIAYAYQQKKEYDQAIAIYQRLLNKERQENADYARALTNLATAQWLRNPSFKAAPPLLKALRIRQKAKDDWGQNSSFAHLADYYRSIKPDSALGYAKSMYEIAKRLESPDDQLQALGKLVDLSPVKHTKIYFGQFKELNDSLQTARNAAKNQFALIRYKVEKSKADNLKLQKDITDKKYQLIRQNIRFYGALSAFIFITIFALLWYGKRKRQQEQDKQLAVTETREKASKKVHDTLANDAYLIMKRLQNDVVLDKNWLLYHVKDLYIRARDISYDIIQRPEKDFYLKISALLKSFSTDDTRVSVVGNNKDLWDRVDPVHQFELKYIIQELMVNMQKHSEAHNVILKFEVQDNRCLLTYFDDGIGLNKDFSQKNGLTNTGNRINAIGGVLTFDTGIEKGLQISLSFPIK from the coding sequence TTGAAAAAGACCAACCTTATCCTTATTGCTATCCTTCTCATTTTGGCAGCCTGCCAACGCGAGCCGAAAAAAAAGGTGAACGTAGACTGGACGACCTTCAGGATCGCTTACGACTGGTTCGGTAAACAACAAGACTCCGCATTTTACTATTTTAACCAGGTCACCGCGCAATCCCGCGACAGTCTTCAGGTCGCGATGGCGTACAGCAATATGGCCAAGATCCAATACCGGGCGGGAGATTTTTACGGGGCACAGGAAAGCCTGGTCAGCTCACTGAAGTTCCTTAATGAACATCACAAAACCGATCATGCCACCCTTGCGAGCAATTACAATGATCTCGGCTTGATCCGCGCAGACTTAGACGACCAGAACGGCGCAATTGATTTTTACCGGCAAAACCTCCGGTTCGCGCAGGACACCTCACTCAAGGACCTGACCTGGAATAATATCGCTTACGCTTACCAGCAGAAAAAAGAATATGATCAGGCGATCGCGATCTATCAAAGGTTACTGAACAAAGAACGCCAGGAAAACGCCGATTATGCACGCGCTTTAACTAACCTGGCAACGGCCCAATGGCTTCGCAATCCCAGTTTTAAGGCCGCACCTCCTCTTTTAAAGGCCCTCCGTATCCGTCAAAAAGCAAAAGACGATTGGGGCCAGAACTCCAGCTTTGCCCACCTTGCAGATTACTACCGGTCGATTAAACCTGACTCCGCCTTAGGCTACGCAAAATCCATGTATGAAATTGCCAAGCGGCTAGAAAGCCCGGATGATCAGTTACAGGCACTGGGTAAATTGGTCGACTTAAGTCCGGTAAAACACACAAAAATCTATTTCGGCCAGTTTAAAGAACTAAACGACAGCCTACAAACAGCCAGGAATGCCGCGAAAAACCAATTTGCCCTGATCCGTTACAAAGTAGAAAAGAGCAAGGCTGACAATCTGAAACTTCAAAAAGACATTACCGATAAAAAATACCAGCTTATCCGTCAAAACATACGTTTCTATGGCGCATTATCTGCGTTTATATTCATTACCATATTCGCCCTGTTATGGTACGGAAAAAGAAAACGCCAGCAAGAACAGGACAAACAACTTGCCGTCACGGAAACCAGGGAAAAAGCGTCGAAGAAAGTACATGATACCCTGGCCAACGATGCCTACCTGATCATGAAAAGACTCCAGAACGATGTGGTTCTGGATAAAAACTGGCTGTTATACCATGTAAAAGATCTTTATATCCGCGCAAGGGATATATCTTATGATATCATACAACGACCGGAAAAAGATTTTTATTTAAAGATCTCCGCCTTACTCAAATCTTTTTCTACAGATGACACCAGGGTATCAGTAGTCGGAAATAACAAGGACCTATGGGACAGGGTCGATCCGGTCCACCAGTTTGAACTTAAGTATATCATCCAGGAATTAATGGTCAACATGCAAAAACACAGCGAAGCGCACAATGTTATCCTCAAATTTGAAGTACAAGACAACCGCTGCTTACTGACCTATTTCGACGATGGCATCGGCCTGAATAAAGATTTTTCACAAAAAAATGGACTGACAAATACGGGAAACCGTATAAACGCTATAGGCGGCGTGCTTACTTTTGACACAGGCATTGAAAAAGGATTGCAAATCAGTTTATCCTTTCCGATCAAATAA
- a CDS encoding DNA/RNA non-specific endonuclease, with protein sequence MTDYYRIFSAIPGPDYEQSVVYLRKELAYHLTEEYESKFEDAEVRYFNDNVNRNYTLYFDCTEDPSPDIFSRTARVIFILARSAANTSVRKNYRMKQFLGPFKDTPAFEGYDKGHFIAHCNDGQLDQNIYPQLRELNRGLSLQGKLFRAMERYCQNNLGVFYFVRPIYSDLTWIPEKIDFGVYTTEGGILMNRFNNRANNTMETKLQTNNG encoded by the coding sequence ATGACCGATTACTACAGAATTTTCTCAGCTATACCCGGACCGGATTATGAACAATCAGTCGTTTATTTACGAAAGGAACTGGCATATCACTTAACGGAAGAATACGAATCGAAGTTCGAAGATGCGGAGGTCAGATATTTTAATGACAACGTCAACCGCAATTACACCTTGTATTTTGATTGTACGGAAGACCCTAGCCCTGATATCTTCAGCCGGACAGCGCGGGTTATATTTATACTGGCGAGATCGGCGGCAAATACTTCTGTTCGGAAAAATTATCGAATGAAACAGTTTTTAGGTCCTTTTAAGGACACCCCTGCGTTTGAAGGGTATGATAAGGGACATTTCATCGCCCATTGTAACGACGGGCAATTGGATCAGAATATCTATCCGCAATTACGTGAATTGAACCGCGGCTTATCGCTGCAAGGAAAATTATTTCGGGCAATGGAGCGTTATTGCCAAAACAACCTTGGCGTTTTTTATTTCGTAAGACCGATCTACAGCGACCTCACATGGATACCGGAAAAGATTGACTTTGGTGTTTACACGACCGAAGGCGGTATATTGATGAACCGTTTTAATAACAGGGCGAACAACACGATGGAAACAAAATTACAAACCAATAACGGATAA
- a CDS encoding tyrosine-type recombinase/integrase, with translation MFIFKEAMAEFFSHCRYEKNLSEKTLKFYQIDLLQFSAFLELQSFSQSVKEIDKTHLKAYLKEISGWKPKTIKRKVATLKALFNYLEFEDHIVANPLRKLRIKIKEPALLPKALNAAESNDLLKKVYAALLTADKSRYAYLEALRNIVVIELLFATGARVSEIANLQRSALDLQSGTVTIHGKGGKQRMIQLCNPDTIHTLSTYCELYAGKIACSGGYLLINRLDNKLSDQSIRLLVTSLAINAKIGKKVTPHVLRHTFATLLLENDVDIKYIQSLLGHSSIMTTQIYTQVNLEKQKQILAEKHPRMSFTIAMQ, from the coding sequence ATGTTTATTTTTAAAGAGGCGATGGCGGAGTTCTTCAGTCATTGCCGGTATGAAAAGAACCTTTCGGAGAAGACCCTGAAATTTTACCAGATCGACCTACTGCAATTCAGCGCCTTCCTCGAACTGCAAAGCTTTTCTCAGTCCGTCAAAGAAATAGATAAGACCCATCTCAAAGCTTATCTGAAAGAGATCTCCGGTTGGAAGCCAAAGACGATCAAGCGCAAGGTCGCCACGTTGAAGGCGCTTTTCAATTACCTGGAGTTTGAAGACCATATCGTAGCCAACCCGCTGCGCAAACTCCGGATCAAGATCAAGGAGCCGGCCTTACTGCCCAAAGCGCTGAACGCCGCAGAATCAAACGATCTGCTCAAAAAGGTATATGCTGCACTGCTGACTGCGGATAAAAGCAGGTACGCGTACCTGGAGGCCTTGCGGAACATCGTGGTGATCGAGCTGTTATTCGCGACCGGGGCCAGGGTGTCAGAAATCGCCAATTTGCAGCGCAGCGCCCTCGACCTGCAATCAGGCACCGTAACGATCCACGGCAAAGGCGGCAAACAACGCATGATACAGCTTTGCAATCCCGACACCATCCATACGCTCAGCACCTACTGCGAGCTGTACGCCGGCAAGATCGCCTGTAGCGGGGGTTACCTTCTTATCAACCGCCTGGATAATAAACTTTCGGACCAGTCGATCCGGCTGTTGGTGACCAGTTTGGCTATCAATGCCAAGATCGGAAAGAAGGTCACGCCCCATGTCCTGCGCCACACTTTCGCTACCCTGCTGCTCGAAAACGATGTAGATATAAAATACATTCAGTCCCTGCTCGGCCATAGTTCGATCATGACCACCCAGATCTATACCCAAGTCAATCTGGAAAAACAAAAACAGATCCTCGCCGAAAAGCATCCGAGAATGAGTTTTACAATAGCGATGCAGTAA
- a CDS encoding response regulator: protein MLQTALIAEDHQNSNNWIRQTLKEMGIETVKHAYYCDDAYSLLKWGVQNGQAFDLLVTDLSFNTSGREQKLNGGAALIAAARDIQPDIKVLVFSAEQQETIITSLYQRSDINGYVCKGPSDAEDLKTAIESISKNKRYIPAGLLQQVRTKNAHDFSDYDIMVIAQLAKGTLQKNIPAYLQQQGIKANSLSSIEKRLNQIKDALGFTNNVQLIAYCKDYRII from the coding sequence ATGCTTCAAACCGCACTGATAGCTGAAGATCATCAAAACTCTAACAACTGGATCCGGCAAACTTTAAAAGAAATGGGCATTGAAACCGTCAAACACGCTTATTACTGTGACGACGCCTATTCACTTCTAAAATGGGGCGTTCAAAACGGCCAGGCTTTTGATCTGCTCGTCACTGACCTGTCTTTTAATACCAGCGGCCGTGAACAAAAACTTAATGGGGGTGCCGCGCTTATCGCGGCAGCCAGGGATATACAACCTGATATCAAAGTTCTGGTCTTTTCCGCCGAACAACAGGAAACGATCATCACCAGCCTTTACCAGCGGTCTGATATAAACGGTTATGTATGCAAGGGCCCCAGCGACGCCGAAGATCTTAAAACAGCCATTGAAAGCATTTCGAAAAACAAACGCTACATCCCTGCCGGGCTCCTGCAACAGGTCAGGACAAAAAACGCCCACGATTTCAGCGACTATGACATCATGGTCATCGCGCAACTCGCCAAGGGAACCTTACAAAAAAACATCCCTGCCTATCTTCAGCAACAAGGCATCAAGGCCAACAGCCTGAGCAGCATCGAAAAACGCCTAAACCAGATCAAAGATGCTTTAGGATTTACCAATAATGTCCAGTTGATCGCCTATTGCAAAGACTACAGGATCATCTGA
- a CDS encoding DUF6035 family protein, which yields MNLTTGEQIEVDELFKDQHTNEAKIFQLRTQIEKNLQNNAVELVCLYCKQPVAIRGRVSTDQKKTFYFTHPYKSADCVIKTQSRLTEEEVRCIKYNGEKESILHDTLKRLIAHFLTLNPGINSVKVDEVYKDQAISNKWRKPDVLADHNKIGKIAFELQLSTTFLSVIVGRSLFYQQQGVYLIWVFPNFSLQSDLQKFTQKDVFYNNNNNVYVFDQKAQAKSRESGKLILTCYYREFFIDDLEIKARWNEASIGLDEIRFISHEKFYYYDSEGGQKVIEEELTQLKVDRKKADARAQTQRTQDKIAEYLNRFYKKDWLHENEREHLSDLIKYSISAEDLEERLKFCGDNAQIITKLFFERRKFNFLRFLCSTDKILVNTALLIHNGVNVFQEILRIPDEMFFQQYLTCLFRKGYVMTEHDQQDLQQLYDKNYFNQSEYEKQQIERWATVKVYAGLANQYAAFELTRLNKILMAVSSLKYKMIIGFRYIHMKQVAHYIFDSQKDYAMLYFRAIKVYGYYDQLLLEDKSGKLKGRFNYYERTGTIPYPENGSLLMNLFPELKPLHNI from the coding sequence TTGAACCTTACAACCGGAGAACAGATAGAGGTGGATGAACTGTTTAAGGATCAGCATACGAATGAAGCAAAGATATTTCAGCTACGTACGCAAATTGAAAAAAATCTGCAAAATAATGCTGTGGAATTAGTATGTCTGTACTGCAAACAGCCTGTAGCGATCCGGGGGCGGGTGTCCACGGATCAAAAAAAAACCTTTTATTTTACCCATCCTTATAAAAGTGCGGATTGTGTAATAAAAACTCAAAGCCGGTTAACAGAAGAAGAAGTCAGGTGTATCAAGTATAACGGCGAAAAAGAAAGTATCCTTCATGATACACTGAAGCGGTTGATCGCCCATTTCCTTACACTTAATCCGGGCATCAACAGCGTAAAGGTCGATGAGGTATATAAAGATCAGGCCATTTCCAATAAATGGAGGAAGCCTGATGTCCTTGCCGATCATAACAAGATTGGGAAGATCGCCTTTGAATTGCAGTTGTCAACAACATTTCTATCCGTAATTGTTGGACGCAGCCTTTTTTACCAACAGCAAGGTGTTTATCTGATCTGGGTGTTTCCAAATTTCTCTTTGCAGTCCGACCTTCAGAAATTTACCCAAAAGGATGTTTTTTATAACAACAATAACAATGTGTATGTCTTCGATCAGAAAGCGCAGGCAAAGTCCAGGGAATCCGGCAAATTGATCCTTACCTGTTATTATCGTGAATTTTTTATTGACGACTTAGAAATTAAGGCGCGATGGAATGAAGCGTCTATCGGCTTAGATGAGATCCGTTTTATCAGTCACGAGAAATTTTATTATTATGATTCTGAAGGCGGTCAAAAAGTGATAGAAGAGGAACTGACACAACTTAAGGTTGATCGCAAGAAAGCAGATGCCAGGGCACAAACGCAAAGGACACAGGACAAAATCGCTGAATACCTGAACCGTTTCTACAAAAAGGACTGGTTGCATGAAAACGAAAGAGAGCATTTATCCGACTTGATCAAATATTCAATTTCAGCGGAGGATTTGGAGGAAAGGCTGAAATTTTGTGGAGATAATGCCCAGATCATAACCAAATTGTTTTTCGAACGCAGAAAATTTAACTTTCTGCGATTTCTTTGCAGCACCGACAAAATCCTCGTAAATACAGCATTACTTATTCATAACGGGGTAAATGTTTTCCAGGAAATATTACGTATCCCGGATGAGATGTTTTTTCAGCAGTATTTAACCTGCCTCTTTCGTAAGGGCTATGTAATGACGGAGCACGATCAGCAAGATTTACAGCAACTTTACGATAAGAATTATTTTAACCAGAGCGAATACGAAAAGCAACAGATCGAACGATGGGCAACTGTCAAGGTCTACGCCGGTTTAGCTAATCAATATGCGGCCTTTGAATTAACCCGGCTGAATAAAATATTAATGGCAGTTAGCTCCCTAAAATATAAAATGATCATTGGCTTCCGCTACATCCATATGAAACAAGTTGCGCACTATATATTTGACAGCCAAAAAGACTATGCCATGCTATATTTTCGTGCGATCAAAGTATATGGTTACTACGATCAGTTACTGCTTGAAGATAAAAGCGGAAAATTAAAAGGACGGTTTAACTATTATGAGCGAACAGGAACTATACCTTACCCGGAAAATGGTTCTCTCCTTATGAATCTTTTTCCTGAACTTAAGCCGTTGCATAATATCTGA
- a CDS encoding DUF3892 domain-containing protein: MANFKISGVWKNANDVITHYAIHSVGENSTSRAVKTTKADAVKLLTNTSNTAMTWLWDYQNARWKDGEKVTVVNNSYLRSNHDNKLTDNLGHLIDYDWLLS, encoded by the coding sequence ATGGCAAACTTTAAAATTTCCGGTGTATGGAAAAACGCTAATGATGTAATTACTCATTATGCAATTCACAGTGTAGGTGAAAATTCAACTTCAAGAGCTGTAAAAACCACCAAAGCCGATGCGGTAAAGTTATTGACAAACACTTCAAATACGGCGATGACCTGGCTATGGGATTATCAGAACGCGCGTTGGAAAGATGGTGAAAAAGTAACAGTTGTCAATAACAGTTACTTACGATCAAACCATGACAACAAATTAACGGATAACCTCGGGCATTTGATTGATTACGATTGGTTGCTGTCCTAA
- a CDS encoding DUF4403 family protein, translating to MRKIGLILMALSLINCASAQLRPIAPPRTIETAFPQIVRADAKLCIPIRFPIPYVNTFAQNICEYYEGNYQDGTLNLVPPVVFFVDVDYKVWRDTPFDEFKFHGNTFSIAEKIFYSADGYVIIGAIPVPGQCGWDDEAAREIVIGYDSEFGFSPDYSLMTKTKRRAVITPNRCLVTLADRDVTDNLTRLIERFMDIGANKVDELVPKLTNFKQPISHLWEVLQKPIKLDDNTWLTLGLTKLSGGQILVNDGNPQFVSTTVGLTFSPEIQTGHEPVLSPVPLPPLKLEDCAPGFELHPEVSFSFTDLESKLNNGGAQTTFQFGKRKLLVNHTRPYNSGQKTVLEVQGKLRAARPEHPRNRFFSNIAYFFDNIFYRKSATLYVVGTPSTETVSHDFRLANIQYDAHTKNIIRRKAAWIENTTLLTSLENTSRMSTSAKLENIKSAINTGLTKSVDNIQISSTTTSITPEKTFIYNDRIYCRYKLVIDLQGKYQVN from the coding sequence ATGCGAAAAATAGGATTGATTTTGATGGCGCTTTCTCTCATTAACTGCGCCAGCGCCCAACTTAGACCCATTGCTCCACCGCGAACAATTGAAACTGCATTTCCACAGATCGTACGTGCCGATGCCAAACTTTGCATCCCTATACGTTTTCCGATTCCCTACGTAAATACTTTTGCGCAAAATATCTGTGAATATTATGAAGGAAACTATCAAGACGGCACATTGAACTTAGTTCCACCTGTGGTTTTCTTTGTTGATGTTGATTACAAAGTTTGGAGAGATACACCATTCGATGAATTTAAGTTTCACGGAAACACTTTTTCAATTGCCGAGAAAATTTTTTATTCCGCTGACGGCTATGTAATTATTGGAGCGATTCCTGTTCCGGGGCAATGTGGTTGGGATGACGAAGCAGCCAGGGAAATTGTTATTGGCTATGATTCGGAATTTGGATTTTCACCTGATTATAGTTTGATGACCAAAACAAAACGACGAGCAGTAATAACCCCCAATCGCTGTTTGGTCACCTTAGCAGACCGCGACGTAACTGATAATTTAACGCGTTTGATCGAAAGGTTTATGGATATCGGCGCTAATAAAGTCGATGAATTGGTGCCCAAATTAACAAATTTTAAGCAACCTATATCTCATTTGTGGGAAGTTCTTCAAAAGCCCATTAAGCTTGACGATAACACTTGGCTTACATTGGGTTTAACTAAATTATCAGGAGGTCAAATATTGGTGAATGATGGAAATCCTCAATTTGTTTCCACCACCGTGGGCTTAACGTTCTCGCCGGAAATACAGACAGGTCATGAACCTGTGCTTTCACCTGTTCCTTTACCTCCGCTAAAGCTTGAAGATTGTGCTCCCGGTTTCGAACTCCATCCGGAAGTAAGCTTCTCCTTTACCGATTTGGAAAGCAAGCTGAATAATGGAGGGGCGCAAACAACCTTTCAATTTGGCAAAAGGAAATTGCTCGTTAATCATACCCGCCCTTACAACTCTGGGCAAAAAACCGTGCTTGAAGTGCAAGGCAAATTAAGAGCAGCCAGGCCAGAGCATCCACGAAATCGTTTTTTTAGCAACATAGCCTATTTTTTTGATAACATTTTTTACCGCAAAAGCGCCACTTTATACGTTGTCGGAACGCCAAGCACCGAAACGGTATCGCATGATTTCAGATTGGCTAATATTCAGTATGACGCCCACACTAAGAATATTATTCGACGTAAAGCTGCGTGGATTGAAAATACGACCTTACTGACTTCGTTAGAAAACACCTCGCGCATGTCGACATCTGCCAAACTGGAGAATATCAAGTCTGCGATTAATACTGGATTGACGAAAAGTGTCGATAATATACAAATATCTTCAACCACGACCTCCATAACCCCTGAAAAAACATTTATATATAATGACCGTATCTATTGCAGGTACAAGCTTGTTATAGATCTTCAGGGAAAATATCAGGTAAATTAA
- a CDS encoding phospholipase D-like domain-containing protein codes for MELIDQQVINDNKEIYAKIQGELFAAQSEILIATAWFTDEDLFNIVLSKLAEGVHIEIIIADNQENEKLDFALLTAKGALVYKIKNSGYGSMNQKFCVIDKRIALHGSYNWSVNAKKNNQESIISTNHQETISSLIDNFDSLKTKIIKQSNEPEPLVREKAKVIAPENALKAGAEFEKVLDSMIAAEVGSFDRKLLREQGFERSKLNSGDHQVLYKSFDTVYSVFINDIDIIDDKKKRLQTKIDEHRVKTCDALNRTCELEIDHCEQNSALNKSNFESEQTRAEAEVAVIARQIEEITKDKIPFIEQENNELNNEIKKVELEYFTPKIKWYELIPTIIFNAALLCYLFVFYSSAAYILLFSVGDAEEAEAQNMPIAVPQIFNAHAISKAGEKGWVAVTFICLFVFIPLSFAMADRFIKAKWVNLTIFWTGIIFLDGAVAYKVTQSIYEVNYARGNVNIPWRWDMAFTDTNFYLVFVFGALGLLMFKFALSKMMQLFEDRDPDVLTQKNRLLIKQLLAEVKTNLEKIMVLKEEMSLLDTNIIQLKAKIKSTLQELTSLPLKLSHELQKKRGQLISDLETIDKIASIYMVHIQSDNLPISVDALKDRINIFLEGWNDFLYQEYAIPKATLKTAQAAEIAISWQQEKLQTNKVDKRVKFHTGE; via the coding sequence ATGGAACTGATCGATCAACAGGTAATCAACGATAACAAGGAAATTTACGCCAAGATCCAGGGGGAACTGTTTGCCGCCCAATCAGAGATATTGATCGCGACTGCCTGGTTCACAGATGAAGACTTGTTCAATATTGTGCTTAGCAAACTTGCAGAAGGTGTTCATATCGAAATTATCATTGCCGACAATCAGGAGAATGAAAAATTAGATTTTGCGTTGCTTACTGCTAAGGGCGCACTCGTTTACAAGATAAAAAACAGCGGTTATGGCAGCATGAACCAGAAGTTTTGCGTCATCGATAAACGTATTGCCCTCCACGGTTCTTATAACTGGAGTGTCAACGCAAAAAAAAACAACCAGGAAAGCATCATCAGTACAAACCACCAGGAAACAATTAGTTCACTTATAGATAATTTCGACAGCCTCAAAACCAAAATAATTAAGCAAAGTAATGAACCTGAACCACTTGTACGGGAAAAAGCCAAAGTTATTGCTCCGGAAAATGCCCTTAAAGCAGGAGCTGAATTTGAAAAAGTTCTGGATTCGATGATCGCTGCTGAAGTCGGCAGCTTCGACCGGAAACTATTGCGCGAACAGGGTTTTGAACGTTCCAAACTGAATAGCGGCGATCACCAGGTATTGTATAAGTCATTCGACACCGTTTACTCGGTATTCATCAATGATATCGATATTATTGACGACAAGAAGAAACGATTGCAAACAAAAATAGATGAACATCGGGTGAAAACCTGCGACGCATTGAACAGGACCTGTGAACTTGAGATCGATCATTGCGAGCAAAACAGCGCTTTGAACAAAAGCAATTTTGAAAGTGAACAAACGCGCGCGGAAGCTGAAGTAGCGGTTATAGCAAGGCAAATCGAAGAAATAACAAAAGATAAGATCCCCTTCATAGAACAGGAAAATAATGAGCTCAATAATGAGATAAAAAAGGTTGAGCTTGAATACTTCACACCAAAGATTAAATGGTACGAACTGATCCCGACGATAATTTTTAATGCTGCGTTGTTGTGCTATTTATTTGTATTCTATTCGTCAGCAGCTTATATTTTGTTGTTCAGTGTTGGTGATGCCGAAGAAGCAGAAGCACAGAACATGCCGATTGCTGTTCCCCAGATCTTTAACGCGCACGCAATTAGTAAAGCGGGCGAAAAAGGGTGGGTTGCTGTTACGTTTATTTGTTTATTCGTATTTATACCCTTGTCTTTTGCCATGGCCGACCGGTTTATCAAAGCTAAGTGGGTAAACCTGACCATCTTTTGGACGGGGATTATTTTCCTTGACGGGGCGGTTGCCTACAAAGTTACTCAGTCGATTTACGAGGTGAACTATGCGCGTGGTAATGTAAATATCCCCTGGCGCTGGGATATGGCCTTTACAGATACCAACTTCTATCTGGTATTCGTATTTGGAGCGTTAGGCTTACTTATGTTCAAGTTCGCCTTGAGCAAAATGATGCAACTCTTTGAAGACCGGGATCCGGATGTCTTGACCCAAAAGAACAGGCTATTGATCAAACAGCTTTTAGCGGAAGTTAAAACGAATCTTGAAAAAATCATGGTCCTCAAGGAAGAAATGAGTTTACTGGATACGAATATTATTCAGTTAAAAGCAAAAATCAAGTCCACCCTACAGGAATTGACCAGCCTTCCGCTGAAATTAAGCCATGAGTTGCAGAAAAAACGGGGGCAATTAATATCCGATCTGGAGACGATCGATAAGATAGCTTCTATCTACATGGTACATATTCAATCAGATAACTTACCGATCTCGGTCGATGCGCTGAAAGACCGGATCAACATCTTTTTAGAAGGCTGGAACGATTTTCTGTATCAGGAATATGCTATCCCGAAGGCAACGTTAAAAACTGCTCAGGCTGCCGAGATAGCCATCTCCTGGCAACAGGAGAAACTTCAAACCAACAAAGTCGATAAACGCGTAAAATTCCATACAGGTGAATAA